A region of Streptomyces sp. TG1A-60 DNA encodes the following proteins:
- the secA gene encoding preprotein translocase subunit SecA: MSVLSKIMRAGEGKILRKLHRIADQVNSIEEDFVDLSDAALRALTEEYKQRYADGETLDDLLPEAFATVREGAKRALGQRHYDVQIMGGAALHLGYVAEMKTGEGKTLVGTLPAYLNALSGEGVHLITVNDYLAERDSEMMGRVHKFLGLSVGCILANMTPAQRREQYSCDITYGTNNEFGFDYLRDNMAWSKDELVQRGHNFAIVDEVDSILVDEARTPLIISGPADQATKWYGDFAKLVTRLKKGEPGVPLKGIEETGDYEVDEKKRTVAIHESGVSKVEDWLGIDNLYESVNTPLVGYLNNAIKAKELFKKDKDYVVMDGEVMIVDEHTGRILAGRRYNEGMHQAIEAKEGVDIKDENQTLATITLQNFFRLYKRHDHNGKERPGLCGMTGTAMTEAAEFHQIYKLGVVPIPTNRPMVRKDQSDLIYRTEVAKFEAVVDDIVEKHEKGQPILVGTTSVEKSEYLSQQLSKRGVQHEVLNAKQHDREATIVAQAGRKGAVTVATNMAGRGTDIKLGGNPDDLAEAELRQRGLDPEEHIEEWAHALPEALAKAEEAVKAEFEEVKDLGGLYVLGTERHESRRIDNQLRGRSGRQGDPGESRFYLSLGDDLMRLFKAQMVERVMSMANVPDDVPIENKMVTRAIASAQSQVEQQNFETRKNVLKYDEVLNRQREVIYGERRRVLEGEDLQEQIQHFMDDTIDAYITAESAEGFAEEWDLDRLWGAFKQLYPVKVTVEELEEAAGDRAGLTAEFIAESIKDDITEQYEAREAQLGSEIMRELERRVVLSVLDRKWREHLYEMDYLQEGIGLRAMAQKDPLVEYQREGFDMFQAMMEGIKEESVGYLFNLEVQVEQQVEEVPVEDSKPSLDKGDAVPAQAGASRPEIRAKGLEAPQRRDRLHFSAPTVDGDGGIVEGDLPEDEPVRSEADGLTRAERRKQQGKAGRRRKK; the protein is encoded by the coding sequence GTGTCCGTCCTCTCGAAGATCATGCGTGCAGGCGAAGGCAAAATCCTGCGCAAGCTGCACCGCATCGCGGACCAGGTCAACTCCATCGAAGAGGACTTCGTCGACCTCTCCGACGCCGCGCTGCGGGCCCTCACCGAGGAGTACAAGCAGCGGTACGCCGACGGTGAGACCCTCGACGACCTGCTCCCCGAGGCGTTCGCCACCGTGCGCGAGGGCGCCAAGCGCGCGCTCGGCCAGCGTCACTACGACGTGCAGATCATGGGCGGCGCCGCCCTCCACCTCGGCTATGTCGCCGAGATGAAGACCGGTGAGGGCAAGACCCTCGTCGGCACGCTGCCCGCGTATCTGAACGCGCTGTCCGGCGAAGGCGTCCACCTGATCACGGTCAACGACTACCTGGCCGAGCGCGACTCCGAGATGATGGGCCGCGTCCACAAGTTCCTGGGTCTGTCCGTCGGCTGCATCCTCGCCAACATGACCCCGGCCCAGCGCCGCGAGCAGTACAGCTGCGACATCACCTACGGTACGAACAACGAGTTCGGCTTCGACTACCTCCGCGACAACATGGCGTGGTCCAAGGACGAGCTCGTCCAGCGCGGCCACAACTTCGCGATCGTCGACGAGGTCGACTCCATCCTCGTCGACGAGGCCCGTACGCCGCTGATCATCTCCGGCCCGGCCGACCAGGCCACCAAGTGGTACGGCGACTTCGCCAAGCTGGTCACGCGCCTGAAGAAGGGCGAGCCCGGCGTCCCCCTCAAGGGCATCGAGGAGACCGGCGACTACGAGGTCGACGAGAAGAAGCGCACGGTCGCCATCCACGAGTCCGGCGTCTCCAAGGTCGAGGACTGGCTGGGCATCGACAACCTCTACGAGTCGGTGAACACCCCTCTGGTGGGCTACCTGAACAACGCCATCAAGGCCAAGGAGCTCTTCAAGAAGGACAAGGACTACGTCGTCATGGACGGCGAAGTCATGATCGTCGACGAGCACACCGGCCGTATCCTCGCCGGCCGCCGCTACAACGAGGGCATGCACCAGGCGATCGAGGCGAAGGAAGGGGTGGACATCAAGGACGAGAACCAGACGCTCGCCACGATCACCCTGCAGAACTTCTTCCGCCTCTACAAGCGCCACGACCACAACGGCAAGGAACGGCCCGGCCTCTGCGGCATGACCGGTACGGCGATGACCGAGGCCGCCGAGTTCCACCAGATCTACAAGCTCGGCGTCGTCCCGATCCCGACCAACCGGCCGATGGTCCGCAAGGACCAGTCCGACTTGATCTACCGCACCGAGGTCGCGAAGTTCGAGGCGGTCGTCGACGACATCGTCGAGAAGCACGAGAAGGGCCAGCCGATCCTCGTCGGTACGACGTCGGTCGAGAAGTCCGAGTACCTGTCCCAGCAGCTGAGCAAGCGCGGCGTCCAGCACGAGGTGCTCAACGCCAAGCAGCACGACCGGGAGGCGACGATCGTCGCCCAGGCCGGCCGCAAGGGAGCCGTGACCGTCGCCACGAACATGGCCGGCCGTGGTACGGACATCAAGCTCGGCGGCAACCCCGACGACCTCGCCGAGGCCGAGCTGCGCCAGCGCGGCCTCGACCCCGAGGAGCACATCGAGGAGTGGGCCCACGCCCTGCCCGAGGCCCTCGCGAAGGCCGAGGAGGCGGTCAAGGCGGAGTTCGAGGAGGTCAAGGACCTCGGCGGGCTCTACGTCCTGGGCACCGAGCGGCACGAGTCCCGCCGTATCGACAACCAGCTGCGCGGTCGTTCCGGCCGTCAGGGCGACCCCGGCGAGTCCCGCTTCTACCTCTCCCTCGGCGACGACCTGATGCGGCTCTTCAAGGCCCAGATGGTCGAGCGCGTGATGTCCATGGCGAACGTGCCGGACGACGTCCCGATCGAGAACAAGATGGTCACCCGCGCGATCGCCTCCGCCCAGTCGCAGGTCGAGCAGCAGAACTTCGAGACCCGGAAGAACGTCCTCAAGTACGACGAGGTCCTCAACCGGCAGCGCGAGGTCATCTACGGCGAGCGGCGCCGCGTCCTGGAGGGCGAGGACCTGCAGGAGCAGATCCAGCACTTCATGGACGACACCATCGACGCGTACATCACCGCCGAGAGCGCCGAGGGCTTCGCCGAGGAGTGGGACCTCGACCGGCTGTGGGGTGCCTTCAAGCAGCTCTACCCGGTGAAGGTCACCGTCGAGGAGCTGGAGGAGGCGGCCGGTGACCGGGCCGGGCTGACCGCCGAGTTCATCGCCGAGTCCATCAAGGACGACATCACCGAGCAGTACGAGGCGCGTGAGGCGCAGCTCGGCTCCGAGATCATGCGTGAGCTGGAGCGCCGGGTCGTCCTGTCGGTCCTCGACCGCAAGTGGCGTGAGCACCTCTACGAGATGGACTACCTGCAGGAGGGCATCGGCCTGCGCGCGATGGCCCAGAAGGACCCGCTGGTCGAGTACCAGCGCGAGGGCTTCGACATGTTCCAGGCCATGATGGAGGGCATCAAGGAGGAGTCCGTCGGCTATCTGTTCAACCTGGAGGTCCAGGTCGAGCAGCAGGTCGAGGAGGTCCCGGTCGAGGACTCCAAGCCGTCCCTGGACAAGGGTGACGCGGTGCCGGCCCAGGCGGGTGCCTCCCGGCCGGAGATCCGGGCGAAGGGCCTGGAGGCTCCGCAGCGCCGCGACCGACTCCACTTCTCCGCGCCGACCGTGGACGGCGATGGCGGCATCGTCGAGGGCGACCTCCCCGAGGACGAGCCCGTCCGCTCCGAGGCCGACGGCCTCACCCGCGCGGAGCGCCGCAAGCAGCAGGGCAAGGCCGGCCGCCGCCGCAAGAAGTGA
- a CDS encoding Rv3235 family protein: protein MNKVMTRTKHRPGTRPPVRHDTRRPGRTPARTAPGGGPCPNSATPPRTTPDSATPARTAPDSTAPGHPTPGHTPTPPLARPVPQPRPTDRFADLLLAVLTGRRPVHSMLRHTAGRAYDELAWLAEQGPLRATHGAHPVVRDIGYYVAGPGALEVFARIGAGDRLRAMAFRLEHGPDHRWRCTAVELGGPRLPHPDDD from the coding sequence ATGAACAAGGTCATGACCAGGACCAAGCACAGGCCCGGCACCCGCCCACCCGTCCGCCACGACACCCGCCGCCCCGGCCGCACCCCCGCCCGCACCGCCCCCGGAGGCGGCCCCTGCCCCAACAGCGCCACCCCACCTCGCACGACGCCCGACAGCGCCACCCCCGCCCGTACGGCCCCTGACAGCACCGCCCCGGGCCACCCGACACCCGGCCACACCCCCACCCCGCCCCTCGCCAGGCCGGTCCCCCAGCCCCGCCCGACCGACCGTTTCGCCGACCTCCTCCTCGCCGTGCTGACCGGCCGCCGCCCGGTCCACAGCATGCTGCGCCACACCGCGGGCCGGGCCTACGACGAACTGGCCTGGCTCGCCGAACAGGGCCCCCTGCGTGCCACCCACGGCGCCCACCCCGTCGTCCGGGACATCGGCTACTACGTCGCCGGCCCGGGCGCGCTGGAGGTCTTCGCCCGCATCGGCGCGGGCGACCGGCTCCGCGCCATGGCCTTCCGCCTGGAACACGGCCCCGACCACCGCTGGCGCTGCACAGCCGTGGAACTCGGCGGCCCGAGGCTCCCCCACCCGGACGACGACTGA
- a CDS encoding HAD hydrolase-like protein codes for MGKHGAGAHIVWDWNGTLFHDNEAIIGATNAAFAELGIEPITLERYRQLYCVPVPKFYERLIGRLPTDEEWEAMDVVFHRYYAEHRVACGLTEGVPSLLTDWGVAGRSQSVLSMYVHEELVPLVRGFEIEPHFTRVDGRVGPSGGSKAEHMVRHLRRLVGVEPARTVVIGDAADDAVAALHVGARAVLYTGGSHGRASLEGMGVPVVDTLEEAVAEAERLAA; via the coding sequence ATGGGGAAGCACGGCGCCGGGGCGCATATTGTCTGGGACTGGAATGGGACGTTGTTCCATGACAACGAGGCGATCATCGGGGCGACGAACGCGGCGTTCGCGGAGCTGGGGATCGAGCCGATCACGTTGGAGCGGTACAGGCAGCTGTACTGCGTGCCGGTGCCGAAGTTCTATGAGCGGTTGATCGGGCGGCTGCCCACGGACGAGGAGTGGGAGGCCATGGATGTGGTCTTCCACCGGTACTACGCGGAGCACCGCGTCGCGTGCGGGCTGACCGAAGGCGTGCCGTCGCTGCTCACCGACTGGGGCGTGGCCGGGCGCAGTCAGTCGGTCCTCAGCATGTATGTGCATGAGGAACTGGTTCCGCTGGTGCGTGGGTTCGAGATCGAGCCGCACTTCACACGGGTCGACGGGCGGGTCGGGCCGTCCGGGGGCAGCAAGGCCGAGCACATGGTGCGGCATCTGCGCCGGCTCGTGGGTGTGGAGCCGGCGCGTACGGTCGTGATCGGGGACGCGGCCGATGACGCCGTCGCCGCCCTGCATGTGGGGGCGCGGGCCGTGCTCTACACCGGCGGGTCCCACGGCCGGGCCAGTCTGGAGGGGATGGGCGTGCCCGTCGTGGACACCCTGGAGGAGGCCGTCGCCGAGGCCGAGCGGCTGGCCGCGTAG